A stretch of the TM7 phylum sp. oral taxon 349 genome encodes the following:
- the ychF gene encoding redox-regulated ATPase YchF, which produces MSLSIGIVGLPNVGKSTLFNALTNNDILAANYPFATIEPNTGVVPVPDKRLETLATMYHAEKIVPATVTFVDIAGLVAGAANGEGLGNKFLANIRNCDAIVHIVRAFAHGDIVHVENSVNPKRDIETINTELILADIQTLETRLARLAKEAKANPQALATHERLQTIMAQLQNSTPINEMAAVATDDIADLHLLTAKPVIYVFNVNEETLSDDATKQELRALVPHARSLFICAKLEDELKGLNESDALELLQSYDVPETGLTQMIHAAYDILGLQSYLTAGPKEVRAWTIHQGWTAPQAAGVIHSDFERGFIAAQIVSYHDLVAAGSEAAARAAGKIRTEGKDYVMQPDDVVEFRFNVSPTPFNT; this is translated from the coding sequence ATGAGTCTATCAATTGGAATTGTTGGCTTGCCTAATGTCGGCAAGTCTACGCTATTTAATGCTTTAACAAACAATGATATTTTAGCGGCAAATTATCCATTCGCTACGATTGAACCGAATACTGGCGTCGTGCCTGTCCCAGACAAACGACTGGAGACGCTCGCGACGATGTATCATGCCGAAAAAATAGTTCCCGCAACTGTAACGTTCGTCGACATTGCAGGACTCGTCGCAGGCGCAGCAAACGGCGAAGGTTTAGGAAATAAATTTCTCGCAAATATACGAAACTGCGACGCAATTGTGCATATTGTACGCGCATTTGCGCACGGCGATATTGTTCATGTAGAAAATAGCGTCAATCCAAAGCGCGATATTGAAACGATCAATACCGAGCTTATTCTCGCCGATATTCAAACGCTTGAAACGCGGTTGGCGCGCCTCGCAAAAGAAGCAAAAGCAAACCCTCAAGCGCTCGCTACGCATGAACGCCTTCAGACGATTATGGCGCAGCTGCAGAACAGCACACCAATCAACGAAATGGCCGCCGTTGCTACCGACGATATCGCCGATCTTCATCTACTCACCGCCAAGCCAGTTATTTATGTATTCAATGTGAATGAGGAAACGTTATCAGACGATGCGACCAAGCAAGAATTACGCGCGCTCGTGCCGCATGCACGCAGCTTATTTATTTGTGCGAAGCTTGAGGACGAGCTCAAAGGGCTCAACGAAAGCGATGCGCTTGAACTATTGCAAAGTTATGATGTGCCGGAAACGGGATTGACGCAAATGATTCACGCCGCCTATGATATCCTCGGATTACAAAGCTATCTAACTGCTGGACCGAAAGAAGTGCGCGCCTGGACAATTCATCAAGGATGGACTGCACCGCAAGCTGCTGGCGTTATCCACAGCGATTTTGAGCGCGGATTTATCGCCGCACAAATCGTTAGCTATCACGACCTTGTAGCCGCTGGCTCAGAAGCAGCCGCACGCGCCGCCGGCAAAATCCGCACCGAAGGTAAAGATTACGTCATGCAGCCCGACGATGTCGTTGAATTTCGATTCAATGTTTCGCCCACCCCATTTAACACCTAG